Part of the Citrus sinensis cultivar Valencia sweet orange chromosome 2, DVS_A1.0, whole genome shotgun sequence genome, gcaattattattaaaagaaaaaaggaaaattatttttgtaatagaaGTAGATTAATGAATCTTCATATTGTGCAGATTCACTTGCACATAGGTAGTATGAAAATTATGTACATAGGAAAGAAgaacattttgttttttggacTATTCTGAACTTGAAAATTAGGCAAAGTGGAGTTGGTACGAGCAATTagaaggaaaattaaaattagggcAAGTTGAGAGGATGAGGATAGAGGTGACAACACATGAAATGGTGCAAGATTACAAGTAGTCCATTTCAAAATTGCAtaattaaacaagaaaatgaacatGACGTAGCATTGCGTTTGAGTGCAAAACTCAATTGATAATGATAAGGACTCATTCTCccattgaaaatgaaagtgtaattaattttatagcTTTCTCTAACCTTATTTGCCTATTCTAGTCCAACTTTAATACGTTAACTTTTCTAACCTAAgcatttcatttgattttgacattccatttctttttcttattcaaCTGATCGTgcatataaaaatgaatagCGATCGAGAGATAAAAATGCTACACGTAACAAATTGTCCTAGTTTTGACAGATAAATTAGAGGCTTGTTTGTTCGAGTCTCTTGACCTAATTGCCTGCCCTATGTTATTGTTCCCACTAAACTCTTTTGAGTTTATAGAACTTTCAAAAGATTATTTCAcagaatataaaatttgagtacTTAAATATAATCTTAATCCTTTTCTGTTCGTGAAATTTACCtgacaaattttaatatctgCTGTTGTATTAGtttgctaattaattttttagctcAGAAGCCTGAAGGGTAGGCCCAAGTCCCCACATAATTTACTGGGCTCACCCGGTACCCGAACCAAGCCCAcccatttgtttttctttttcaaatcacTTTATTAATCAATTGGCATACCTGACCCGTGGCCTCACCCTGGATACGATCAACAAGAAAATGTTGGTGAGGCAAATCCAACTAATGAATTGACATCCTGTCTACGTACTGAATAGACAATAATGGATCATTTTTCAAGTTACATGTGCCAAAATCTGAACAAACATTTCTCAAAACTGctttacaaataataataataataacaatgataAATTGGATGAAACTTGCACTGCAGCTCATTCGTGGCTGAAAGTAGTAGCATGTAGCAACTGGCAAAAGGTTTGCATACACCGACAAGAAAATAAGTTGTTCAAAACGATTGTCACAATTCAGAGATAGGAACAGACCCACATGAAGCGTGCCATTGATAAGCTTGGAAGCAAATGCCATTGCCAGATCAGGGCCAGACAGCAAGCTCATTAATCTAAgcatatttgatttttgttctATGTAACAACTAACAACACAAAGGATTGGTAAGAAATAACCGCCtttcccaatccaagacagcTCAAGTACTAGTGTTGGCTCGCCTGATTCCCTCAGCTTTAAAAAACATGGTGGGATCTGACagctaaaaagaaaaagaaaaagaaaaagaaaatatatgcaGTCGAGAAGTAATGAAGAAGCCCCCACTTGATTTAGTTATGCAAAGGCAATGTTCTTGTTACATTCTAAATTGTACAAGCTTGTTTGATTAGAAACTAATGGTATGAGCCAACATCCAACATCATCACGATGAAGCAGTAACATTACTTAAATTACCAGATTACAACATGCACATCAATCTTTGACTTGTGTTTCCAATACCTTTACGCCAACTCTTTTTCATGACGGACTTTCAACAGTAATAAGCTTCAGATTCTAGTTTGCTGGCCATAAAGATCTTATCCATATAGCCTTCATGCTGTCCAGCTTGTGATAGCTTATGAACCGTAGAAAGATCTTGTAGCTTCTCACTTGTTGATCCATTTGCATATCAGTCAATGACATAATTTGGCGCCACGGCTAATATCCTGTCATCTCTAGATGGGCGCCCTTCACCTTCCGCTGCTGCTTGTCTACCATCATCCACCACTATCAGATGACCTTCCCTCCTAATCAAACTCTGCATTGCaagtatttgattatttaaaataattaacgaAACAATATTAAGTTGAAATATGACATTTGGAGCTTCGTTTATCAGAATTAAGATGAGTACTATCGTACCTCAATAATAGCTTTGAGTTTGGAAACTTCCTTTTTCACTTCCTCCATAGAACTGTAGGTGTTTTTCTCATTCTGTTGTTCCACATACCATTTTATCAAATCCTTCTGCCTCATTCCAGCAAGTCCAGTCCCTGCAAGTGGCAAAAAGCTCAGAAATTGCTTAAGAAAAATGACTATTAATGGATCATGCATGGTGGGAACAAGTCCTGGTGGTTAATCATGAAGCAGGGCTTCAGATTCACCAGCTAGTGTTGACCATCCAAGTGTGGTAAAAACTCATATTTGGAAGAAGATTAACGGTTGTGCTAAATACCCTATCTCCAAAGACCTTATGTTTGATATATTCAAACCATTCACTTATGAACATGAAAGACCGATGGTTCAGGAAGTTACCTTCTTGTATTACAGATTCTTCATGCTGTCTAAGGCGCATTACCAGGGCTTGGGTGACCCTCTGGAAATATTCATCGCTTATAACAAGTGTTTTCCCTTGTCGGTTCGCAGAACTGGCTCCATTTCCTGGACAATAAAAAGGCGAGGTTTTCCTTAATTAAAAATGgtcatataaaataaaatcgaaGGAATTTAGGTGATTGAATCGCACCAGCTATTCCAGAAGCCGGTTCAGGAGTCCTGTTCCTTGGTTGAGCATCACCTTGATCATTGCCATCATTTCCATCATCACCGCCATCACCATCATCACGATTATCTTCTTGAAACTCAGACAGATCAATCTCACTGGACTCCACACTGCATGAAGAGACAAATTACACATCTTCACCAGTCATTTAGAAGAGAGGATATTTGGCATAATTTCACTGGTACCGTACCTGATTACAGATGTTTTTAGCAGTCTTACTGCTACACGAACATGTCGCGGATGTACCTGGAAGGATAATTTCATGAATATATGATGACAATGCATAACAATGAAATATGCATAACATATTTCATGAATATATGTACCTGAGTTTCCAAATGACTCCGAGCAATGGCCTCAGACAACCTGATCAATGCTTCCAGCTGCCTAACTGTCATACGATATGCAACTCTGCTCCCAGGAGTTGTATCTCCCCTTCGGAGAGCAACATAAGAGTCAACCAACAGTTTCCTGGCTTCCAAGCTTAGCTGAATTATAGAATCGATGTTAAAAATAGGCAGTACAATAacataaaatctcattttcaagTCAAAAACCACATCATGATCATAGAAAGATTAAACAGCCAACCTttggttttaaagttttagCATATGCAATGTAACGCTTCAGCTGTGCAGTTGTGAATGCTGGAGCTAGAGCATCTTCATGCTTCTGATGCACTCTCACAATGTGGTGAGCAATATGGTAATCAGTGTGATCATCTGGATCATCGATCATTACATATACCAGATCAAACCTGGAAAGAATAGCAGGAGGCAGCGCAACATTGTACTGGGGAAGAAAGATAAATCCAAAGTGATCAGTTCACAATGAGGACATGAAAAATTATAGCACAAATGCCTAGGAAATCAGTTGCAATGGTACCATATTCCAAAGATTCTCACCTTCAGTGGTTTCGACTTATCATAGCGCCCCCCTGCAGGATTAGCAGCAGCTAGAATTGATGTTCGGGCATTCAGTGTAGCTTGTATACCTGCTTTTGTAATGCTTATTGTCTGCTGTTCCATGGCTTCATGAATTGCAACCTTCATAAGCAGTTGGAAATCAAGTATCAGCATTGCATGGCAAATAAGATCCTCCAAATAGAACAGTATAAAAATTACCTGATCCCTGATGTCCATCTTGTCAAATTCATCAATGCAACAAATACCATTGTCAGCAAGCATCAGTGCACCTGCCTGGAAATAAACAACACACGTTTGTCACTGAACCTGAACAAGCAGAAATTGTATACTCAGAGGTACGTGGTTAATAAGGAACTTAAAAGAATATGATGGGAAAACACACATCAGAAGATTAGGGCTAATCAGAAGTCAATTATTTCCGGTCTCCAAGGACATATCATAACTCAACCTAACAAAAAGCAATAGAACTGAATGCTACCTCGATACAGAATTCCCCAGTTTCTGGTTCTTTGGCAACACTTGCAGTCAAGCCCGCCGCAGAGGAGGACTTGCCAGATGTGTAGACAGATCTAGGAACAATACCAGCAGCATATCTGCAAGTGCATTGACCATCTATTTAAGTTTTTCAAGCAGTATAAACACCAGGAATTGCTGTATTAGAAACCAAAAA contains:
- the LOC102615859 gene encoding DNA replication licensing factor MCM6, with protein sequence MEAFGGILVDEKAVRVENIFLEFLKSFRLDGNMGGESCYEAEIEAMRANESNTMFIDFSHVMRYNDLLQKAIADEYLRFEPYLKNACKRFVMEQNPNFISDDNPNKDINVAFFNIPFSKRLRELTTAEIGRLVSVTGVVTRTSEVRPELLQGTFKCLECGGVIKNVEQQFKYTEPTICANATCSNRTNWALLRQDSKFADWQRVRMQETSKEIPAGSLPRSLDVILRHDIVEQARAGDTVIFTGTVVVIPDILAMGSPGERAECRREASQRKSSAVGHDGVRGLRALGVRDLSYRLAFIANSVQIADGRRDTDIRNRKKDADEEDQHQFTTEEIDEIQRMRNAPDFFNKIVDSIGPTVFGHQDIKRAILLMLLGGVHKLTHEGINLRGDINVCIVGDPSCAKSQFLKYAAGIVPRSVYTSGKSSSAAGLTASVAKEPETGEFCIEAGALMLADNGICCIDEFDKMDIRDQVAIHEAMEQQTISITKAGIQATLNARTSILAAANPAGGRYDKSKPLKYNVALPPAILSRFDLVYVMIDDPDDHTDYHIAHHIVRVHQKHEDALAPAFTTAQLKRYIAYAKTLKPKLSLEARKLLVDSYVALRRGDTTPGSRVAYRMTVRQLEALIRLSEAIARSHLETQVHPRHVRVAVRLLKTSVISVESSEIDLSEFQEDNRDDGDGGDDGNDGNDQGDAQPRNRTPEPASGIAGNGASSANRQGKTLVISDEYFQRVTQALVMRLRQHEESVIQEGTGLAGMRQKDLIKWYVEQQNEKNTYSSMEEVKKEVSKLKAIIESLIRREGHLIVVDDGRQAAAEGEGRPSRDDRILAVAPNYVID